Genomic DNA from Nonomuraea rubra:
CCTGGCCGTCCCGTCCACGTGCACCACCGCGGGGATCCGCCCCGCCCAGTCCGGGTGCACGTCGTGCACGAACAGCATGTACGGCGACGGCACAGGCCCCCGCCCGAAGATCTCGCGGGCCCGCGACTCCAGCACCATCGGCGCCACGGGCCGGAACTGCTCGCGCCCCTTGACGTCGTTCAACCGCTCGGTGTTGCGGGCGTGCCCCGGATGCGCCAGCAGCGACCGCTGCCCCAGCGCCCGCGGCCCGTACTCGGCCCGCCCCTGGAACCAGGCCACGATCCGGTCGGCCGCCAGCTCCGCGGCCACGGCGGCGGCCAGGTCGGCCGGGCGGGTGTACGGCACGCGGGCCACGTCCAGCCACGCCCCGAGCTCCTCGTCGGTGAAGCCGCGCCCGAGCGCCGCGTCCGGCATGGGCCCGGCGGGCTCGCCGTACGACTGCGCCAGGTGCAGCGCCCCGCCGAGCGCGGTGCCCGAGTCGCCCGCCGCCGGCTGGACCCAGATCTCCTCGAACGGGCCCTCGTCCAGCAGCCGCGTGTTGGCCACGCAGTTCAGCGCGACCCCGCCGGCCAGCGCCAGCCGCCGCTCGCCGGTCCGCTCGTGCAGCCAGCGCACCAGCTCCAGCAGCACCTCCTCCAGCCGGGCCTGCACGCTGGCGGCCAGGTCGGCGTGGTCGGAGGTCCACGGGGTGCCCTTCTTCAGCGCCTTGGCGTAGCCGCCCCAGTCGACCGGTTCGACGCGGAAGCCGCCGTCGCCGGTCGTGTAGATCACCTCGCGCAGCGACTCCAGGTGGCGGGGCCGGCCGTAGGAGGCCATCGCCATCACCTTGTACTCGTCGCTGGAGCGCAGGAAACCCAGGTGCTCGGTGACGTCCTCGTACATGAGGCCGAGGGAGTGCGGCAGCTCCTGCGCCGCCAGCACCTCCAGCTCGCCGCCCCGGTATCGGCCCGCCAGGTGGGAGACGTTCTCGCCGCGGCCGTCGGCCACCAGCACCGCGCAGTCGCGCCACGGCGCGGCCAGGCCCGCCGAGGCGGCGTGCGCCACGTGGTGCGGCACGTAGCTCACCTGGCCCGGGTCCAGGCCGGGCAGGGCCGTGGCGAGGAACGCGGGGGCGCGCACCGCGTACCTGGTCCGCAGGTCCTCCCAGTCGCCCTCCGGCTTTCCCACGACCAGCGACGGGTCGTAGGAGTAGGCCACCGCGTCGATGTCCTCGGGGGACAGACCCGCCTCGCGCAGGCACCACGCGGCGGCCAGCTCGGGCAGCTCCCACGCGGAGAACGCCAGCGGCCTCTTGCCGTGCTTGCGGCGGCTGAAGCGCTCTTCCTCCGCCGCTGCCACGATCTTCCCGTCGACCACCAGCGCGGCGGCCGGGTCGTGGAAGATCGCGTTGATGCCGAGAAACTTCATGCTTCCTCCCCCTAAGGATGTCGAGAACCGCTACCGAGAGGAGCGGTTCTCAAACATTCGGCGAGTCCGCGAGATGCGGAAACAGGCGTCAGCGCCTGCGGTTGGTCACTGTAAGTAGTTGTTTGCCAGGGCAGGCGCCGGGTAGCTGCCGGACAGCGCGACGGAGGTGAAAGGTGTTCGAAAAGCGACGTCCCGGCGCCGTGCTCTTCGACCGGGACGGGACCTTGATCAGGGATGTGCCGTACAACGGCGATCCGGACCTCGTGGAGCCCATGCCGGGCGCGATCGAGGCGCTGGGCAGGCTCAGACGCGCCGACGTCCCGGTGGCCGTGGTCACCAACCAGTCGGGCGTCGCCAAGGGCCTGCTGTCCCCTGACGACATGGACCAGGTGAACGCCAAGGTGGAGGAGCTGCTCGGCCCGTTCGACGCGTGGGCGATCTGCGTGCACGACGACGCCGACGGCTGCACCTGCCGCAAACCCGCGCCCGGGCTCGTGATCAGAGCCGCCGCCGTGCTCGACGTCAGCCCCCGCGACTGCGTGGTCGTGGGCGACATCGGACGCGACATGGAGGCCGCCAGAGCCGCCGGCGCCAGGGGCATCCTCGTCCCGACGCAGGAGACGCTGCGGGAGGAGATCCGGCAGGCCGCCGAGGTCGCCGACGACCTCATCGACGTCGTGGACCGCGTGCTGAGCGACGCCGAGGGCCCCGTGCCGGCCGCGGCGGCGCCCTGGGCCCGCGCGATGGGCTGGAGCCGCTGGTGAGGATCCTCATCTGGCACGTGCACGGCTCGTGGACCAGCGCGTTCATCCGGGGGTCCCACGAGTACCTGCTGCCGCTCGTTCCCGGCCGTGGTCCCGATGGCCGGGGACGGGCGGCCACCTACGACTGGCCGGAACGCGCCCGCGAGGTGCCCTGGGACCGGCTCCGAGACGAGCCCGTGGACGTCGTCGTCCACCAGCGCCCGCACGAGCTGGACCTGGCCCGCGAGTGGCTCGGCCGCGACGTGCCCGGCGTGTACGTCGAGCACAACACGCCCGCCGGCGACGTGCCCCGCACCCGCCACCCCCTCGCCGGCCAGAGCGACATCACGCTCGTGCACGTCACCCACTTCAACGAGCTGTACTGGGACAACGGCCGCGCCCCCACCCGCGTCATCGAGCACGGCATCCCCGACCCCGGCCACCTCTACACGGGCGAGCTGCCCAGGGCCGGCGTCGTGGTCAACGAGCCCGTGCGCCGCACCAGGGTCGCCGGGACCGACCTGCTGCCCCGCTTCGCCGAACGGGTGCCGCTCGACGTGTTCGGCATGAAGGTGGACGGGCTGCCGTACGGCACCCACGAGGACCTGCCGCAGCACGTCATGCACGCCGAGCTGGCCCGCAGGCGCGTCTACCTGCACCCCTACCGGTGGACCTCGCTCGGCCTGGCCCTGATCGAGGCCATGACGCTCGGCATGCCCGTGGTCGCGCTCGCCGCCACCGAGGCCATCGAGGCGGTGCCGCCCGAGGCGGGCGTGCTGTCCACGAAGGTGGACGTGCTGGCCGGCGCGCTGCACGCCTTCGCCGGCGACCCGGAGCGCGCGAGCCAGGCCGGCAAGGCCGCCAGGGCCGCCGCCCTGTCGCGGTACGGGCTCGACAGATTCCTCGCCGACTGGGACGCGCTGCTCAGCGAGGTATGACGCCCGGAGCGATGGGTAGGCGCGAAGAGCATGATGATGATGCTCGACTGGACCCGCAGGGCAGCCTGCCTCGACCTGGACCCCGAGTTGTTCTTCCCGATCTCCATGGAGGGTCCGAGCCAGTCGCAGGTCGAGCGGGCCAAACACGTGTGTGACGGCTGTCCCGTGCGGGAGCCGTGCCTGGAGTACGCGCTGAGCACCAGGCAGGCGTACGGCGTCTGGGGCGGCACCGATCCCGGCCAGCGGCGTGAGCTCGCCCTGCGGGCCGAGGCCGCCGCCCGGCACTAGAGCCCCGCCGCCGGCGGACAGGCGCCGATGCGACTGCCCGGCCACCGGCGGGCAGGCGTCCCCGGCACCGCCCTGCCGCCCATGGGCAGGCACTCCCGGGAGTGCTCAGCCACCGGCGGGCAGGGCCTCGGCGAGGAACCGTTCGCGCTCGGCCGCCTCGAGGTGGTCGCTGAACAGCACCCCGTCGAGATGATCGGCCTCGTGCTGCAGCACCCTCGCCAGCACCCCGAGCGCCCGCACCGTGACCGGCTTGCCGAACATGTCGCGGCCACGCGCCGTGACCATGTAGGAGCGTTCCAGTGGCCACCACACGCCGGGCGCCGACAGGCACGCCTCGTCCGCGGTCACCTTGCGCTCCGACAGCTCCAGCCGCGGGTTGACCAGGTGGCCCGACTTGCCGTCGTAGGAGTAGACCACCACCCGCACCGGCTCCCCGACCTGCGGCGCCGCCAGCCCGGCCCGCCCCGGCACCGCCCGCATGGTCGCGGTCAGCGACTTGACCAGCCGTCTCAGCTCCCGATCGAAATCCTGGATCGGCGCCGCGACCGAGCGGAGCACCGGATCATCGAACATGCGAATTGGCCGGATCGTCACCCGCAACTCCCCGATAGGCCGCGATCGTCACGATGAACGCTTCCCTGGAGTGCGCCCCGCCAATCGCGAAGGTCAGGCCTTGTAGCACAGCGGTAACAGAAGAGACCCAGTGGTGAAACCACCCGAAAGCAGTATCGGAGGGTGATCTCACTTGCGTCACACGCGCCTGTGATGCCTGGCCGGGTGCTCGGGGCCCGGCCAGGCCTCTTCGACTACCAGGAGGTGCAGGCATGAGCGCGCTTCCCCTCGAGGGCGGCTCCTCCCCGGAGACGGCGCCCGACGCCCTGGCGGGCTTCACCATCGGCGTCACCGCGACCAGACGGCGCGAGGAGTTCGGGGCGCTCCTGGAGCGCCGCGGCGCGCGCGTGGTCAGCGCCCCCGCCATCCGGCTCGTCCCGCTGGCCGAGGACGCCGACCTGCTCGCCGCCACCCGGCAGAGCCTGGAAGGGCCGCTGGACGACGTCGTGGTCACCACCGGCGTCGGCTTCCGCGGCTGGATGGCCGCCGCCGAGGGCTGGGGCCTGTCCGCCGACCTGGGCGAGCACCTGTCCGGAGCCCGCCTGCTCACCCGCGGCCCCAAGGCCAGGGGAGCGGTGCGCGCCGCCGGCCTCAACGACCACTGGACCCCCTCGACCGAGTCGTGCAACGAGGTCAAGGAGTACCTCCTGGCCCAGGACCTGCGCGGGCGGCGCATCGCGGTGCAGCAGCACGGCGAGCCGCTCAGCGACTTCGTGGCCGCGCTGCGCGAGGCCGGGGCCGAGGTGATCGAGATCCCGGTCTACCGGTGGCTGCCGTACCGCGACATCTCGCCGCTGCGCCGCCTGATCAGCCAGACCATCTCCGGCTCCGTGGACGCGGTCGCCTTCACCAGCGCGCCCGCCGTGCACGCCATGCTCGGCGCCGCCAGGTCGGAAGGGCTGGAGGAGTCGCTGCTGGCCGCGTTCGGCGGGCCGGTCGTGGCCGCCTGCGTCGGGCCCGTCACGGCCGAGCCGCTCGCCTCGCGCGGCGTCCCCACCCTCCAGCCGGACCGCTCCCGCCTCGGCGCGCTGGCCCGCGCCCTGGCCCGCCACCTGCCCGAGCACGGCGTCACCCGCCTCACGGCCGGTGACCACCGGCTCGAGATCCGCGGCCACGCCGTGGTCGTGGACGGCGAGCTGCGCCCGCTGCCGCCCGCCCCCATGGCGGTGCTCAAGCGCCTGGCCGACAAGCCGGGGCACGTCGTGTCGCGGGCCGACCTGCGTACGGTGCTGCCGGGCAGCGTCGCCCGCGACTCGGCCGAGCACGCCGTCGAGATGGCCATCACCCGGCTGCGCCGCGCCCTCGGGCCCAGCGGCATCGTCGAGACCGTGGTCAAGCGCGGCTACCGGCTCGCCTGCCAGTACGAGGCAGGCCTTTGATCCCCGGCGCCCCGCACCACCACCATCATCACCACGAGGAGAACACCATGCCCTGGGGCACCACGCTGCCCGGACGCGGCAGGCGCGCCGGAGTGAGCCGGTGACGCCCGCACTCGTCCTGGCCGCACACGGGACGCGCAGCCCCGAGGGGGAGCGGACCCTGTCGGCACTGGCGGACACGGTCCGCCGGGCCCGCCCCGGGCAGCGCGTTGAGCTGAGCTACCTGGAGATCAGCTCGCCCCTCCTGGCGGAGGTCCTGCCCGCGGTCCCCGGGCCGGTGGTCGTGGTGCCGCTGCTGCTGGCGGGCGGCTACCACGTGCACATCGACCTGCCCGAGGTCCTCGCCGAGCACCGCCCGGACGCGGTGGTGGCCGGCTGGCTCGGCCCGCACCGGCTGCTGACCTCGGCGCTGGCGCGCAAGCTGGCGCGGGCGGGCCTGCGCTCCACGGACGCCGTCCTGCTCGGCGCCGCCGGCTCGTCCGACCCCTCGGCACTCGCCGACGTGCGCGCCGCCGCCCACCTGCTCGCCGTACGCCTGGCGCGCCCGGTCACGGCCGCCTTCGCCTCGGCGGGCACGCCGTCGCTGGAGGAGGCCATGGAACGGCTCGGCTCGACGCCTGCCGCCCGCGTGGCCGTCGCCTCGTACGTGCTGGCGCCCGGCTTCTTCCACGATCGCCTCGCCTCGGTGGGCGCCGGCCTGGTCAGCGGCCCGCTGGGCGCGGACCCGGACGTGGCGGCCCTCATCTGGCACCGCTACGACCAGGCCCTGCACCACCACCACACCACCATCACCGAACCCCAGCCCGCACGCCACGCCTGACCCGAGCTCATCGTCCCAGCCCCCGGCCGCCGGACTCACCGATTCCGGGAGCTGGGGCGGCGCCGGGTGCGGCGGCGGCGCGGGGCACGGTGCCGAGGCGGGGCACGGCGGCGCGCCGGGCGGCGGTTCGCCGGGCAGCGTTCACCTCGCGGCGTTCACCTCGCGGCGTTCACCTCGCAGCGCTCGCCGGGCCGTGATCCGGCCCGCTGGTCAGGCGGGCTGGGGGACGGGCTCCAGCCGCAGCTCCCGTACGATCTCGCGGGCGCTGACCTCACGGGCGGGCCCGGCGTCCGCGCCGACGAACATCTCGATGTAGGCCCGATGGAAGCAGCCCGCGACCAGCAGCCGCGCGCTCGCCTCCGGGTCCACGTCGGCCCGCACCCGCCCCAGCCGCTGCTCGGCCGCCAGGTACGCGGCCAGCGGCGCGGTCTCCGTGCGCGGCCCGAGCCCGTTGTCGCGGATGGCCTGGCGGAAGCGGACGGTCACGTTCGGAGAGGTGAAGGCGGGCAGTGCCGCACTTTGTACATCTATGTAGTAGTCAATCCCCGCACGAGCGATTGGTAGAAGATTGTCCGATACGGACTCTTTTCCGATGCGGTGGGAGAGATCGTGGAGAATGCTCAGCCAGAGTGGGAGCCGGTCCTGCAGCAGGGCGAGGAAGTAGTCCACCGATCCGCCGGTGCGGTCCTCCCTGAGCGAGACGGCCATCTGGAGGACCCGCTGCCTGGTGTCCTGGCTCCTGTGGTGCGGGTCTACGTGGGGTGTCGCCATGGCATGCCTAACGTGCGCGGTCAGTTGAGCAGGCATCACGTGCGAAGCCGACGTCCCGGACGATCCCGGGAGTTATGGATGCTTAAATCTTGGATCCCAACTTGGTGCAAACTTATACGGGTTCCCGATTATTACCCGAAAGCGGGAAAAGATGTCGAACCTAATCCCTGAAGGTTAGCTGTCAGTGTCGCGATCTCTACGCCGCAGGTAGCGCTCGAACTCGGCCGCGATCGCATCGCCGCTGGCCTCCGGCAGCTCGGCCGCGTCCTTGCGCTCCTCCAGCTCCTTGACGTACTCGGCCACCTCGCTGTCCTGCGAGGCCAGCTCGTCCACGCCGCGCTCCCAGGCCCGGGCCTCCTCGTCGAGGTCGCCCAGCGGCATCGGGATCTCCAGCACGTCCTCCAGCCGGCGCAGCAGCGCGAGCGTCGCCTTGGGGTTGGGCGGCTGGGCCACGTAGTGCGGCACCGACGCCCACAGCGAGATCGCGTCCAGCCCGGCCTTGCCGAACGAGTGCTGCAGCACCCCCACGATGCCCGTCGGGCCCTCGTAGCGGCTCAGCTCCAGGTTCGTCGAGCGGGCCAGGCCCGCGTTGGTCGCCCCGCCCAGGATCGGCACGGGACGGGTGTGGGGCGAGTCGTTGAGCAGCGCGCCGAGCATCACGGCCAGCTCGATGCCCAGCTCGCGGCAGATGTAGATGATGTCGTCGCAGAACGAGCGCCAGCGCATGTTGGGCTCGATGCCGCGCAGCAGCACGACGTCGCGCTCCACGCCCGGAGGACGGGCGCGCAGCAGCCGCGTGGTCGGCCACACGATCGACTGGGTCAGCCCGTCGCTCATCTCCACCACGGGCCTGGTGACCTGGAAGTCGTAGTAGTCGTCGGGGTCGAGCGCGATGAGCGGCTCGGCCTTCCACGCCGACTCGAGGTGGGCGATCACACCGCTGGAAGCCTCGCCCGCGTCGTTCCACCCCTCGAACGCGGCAATGAGCACCGGGTCGACGAGCTCGGGGAGCCCTTCGAGCTCTATCACGTGTCGCCTCCTCTCTCCATCGTCCCGCTAAGCCTATGCGGTAAGCAGGCATCGCCGTCACCGATCTCTCCCCGAACGCCGCCCGGCACGCGCCTCCGGAACGGCCGAGGTGGCGGGGGAGCGGGGCGGCCCGGCGGCACGTGATCGCGGGACCGGCGGCGCCGTACAGTCCCGAACGCCGCCCAACGCCTGGTGAACGGCCCGCCGGCCCATCCCCGGCGGGCCCGCGCCCGCCCCGCACGGGCGTGTCGGCCAACCGCCGCACCCCGCCCACCCGTGCCACCACCCCGCGCCGGAGCCGCCGCCGTTCGCGCCCCGCGAACTCGTCGGCACACCGCGCCTACGGCCCGCACCCTCGCCGCAGCGCTGCGGAGCCGACCAGCCCGCGCCCTCGGCGCGGCGCTGCGGAGCCGAGGAGCCCGCGCCCTCGGCGCGGCGCTGCGGAGCCGAGGAGCCCGCGCCCTCGGCGCGGCGCTGTGGCGCCGACCCGTGCACTCTGGGGCGCGCCGCGC
This window encodes:
- a CDS encoding uroporphyrinogen-III synthase, with amino-acid sequence MSALPLEGGSSPETAPDALAGFTIGVTATRRREEFGALLERRGARVVSAPAIRLVPLAEDADLLAATRQSLEGPLDDVVVTTGVGFRGWMAAAEGWGLSADLGEHLSGARLLTRGPKARGAVRAAGLNDHWTPSTESCNEVKEYLLAQDLRGRRIAVQQHGEPLSDFVAALREAGAEVIEIPVYRWLPYRDISPLRRLISQTISGSVDAVAFTSAPAVHAMLGAARSEGLEESLLAAFGGPVVAACVGPVTAEPLASRGVPTLQPDRSRLGALARALARHLPEHGVTRLTAGDHRLEIRGHAVVVDGELRPLPPAPMAVLKRLADKPGHVVSRADLRTVLPGSVARDSAEHAVEMAITRLRRALGPSGIVETVVKRGYRLACQYEAGL
- a CDS encoding carbamoyltransferase family protein; the protein is MKFLGINAIFHDPAAALVVDGKIVAAAEEERFSRRKHGKRPLAFSAWELPELAAAWCLREAGLSPEDIDAVAYSYDPSLVVGKPEGDWEDLRTRYAVRAPAFLATALPGLDPGQVSYVPHHVAHAASAGLAAPWRDCAVLVADGRGENVSHLAGRYRGGELEVLAAQELPHSLGLMYEDVTEHLGFLRSSDEYKVMAMASYGRPRHLESLREVIYTTGDGGFRVEPVDWGGYAKALKKGTPWTSDHADLAASVQARLEEVLLELVRWLHERTGERRLALAGGVALNCVANTRLLDEGPFEEIWVQPAAGDSGTALGGALHLAQSYGEPAGPMPDAALGRGFTDEELGAWLDVARVPYTRPADLAAAVAAELAADRIVAWFQGRAEYGPRALGQRSLLAHPGHARNTERLNDVKGREQFRPVAPMVLESRAREIFGRGPVPSPYMLFVHDVHPDWAGRIPAVVHVDGTARIQTISPREQPLMARVLSEFEARTGLPVVVNTSLNTAGRPMVDDPRDALECFGSSPVDVLVLGPYVVRRGEVFAS
- a CDS encoding D-glycero-alpha-D-manno-heptose-1,7-bisphosphate 7-phosphatase, which codes for MFEKRRPGAVLFDRDGTLIRDVPYNGDPDLVEPMPGAIEALGRLRRADVPVAVVTNQSGVAKGLLSPDDMDQVNAKVEELLGPFDAWAICVHDDADGCTCRKPAPGLVIRAAAVLDVSPRDCVVVGDIGRDMEAARAAGARGILVPTQETLREEIRQAAEVADDLIDVVDRVLSDAEGPVPAAAAPWARAMGWSRW
- a CDS encoding WhiB family transcriptional regulator, with the protein product MMMLDWTRRAACLDLDPELFFPISMEGPSQSQVERAKHVCDGCPVREPCLEYALSTRQAYGVWGGTDPGQRRELALRAEAAARH
- a CDS encoding PAC2 family protein; this encodes MIELEGLPELVDPVLIAAFEGWNDAGEASSGVIAHLESAWKAEPLIALDPDDYYDFQVTRPVVEMSDGLTQSIVWPTTRLLRARPPGVERDVVLLRGIEPNMRWRSFCDDIIYICRELGIELAVMLGALLNDSPHTRPVPILGGATNAGLARSTNLELSRYEGPTGIVGVLQHSFGKAGLDAISLWASVPHYVAQPPNPKATLALLRRLEDVLEIPMPLGDLDEEARAWERGVDELASQDSEVAEYVKELEERKDAAELPEASGDAIAAEFERYLRRRDRDTDS
- a CDS encoding TetR/AcrR family transcriptional regulator C-terminal domain-containing protein codes for the protein MTVRFRQAIRDNGLGPRTETAPLAAYLAAEQRLGRVRADVDPEASARLLVAGCFHRAYIEMFVGADAGPAREVSAREIVRELRLEPVPQPA
- a CDS encoding glycosyltransferase, which gives rise to MRILIWHVHGSWTSAFIRGSHEYLLPLVPGRGPDGRGRAATYDWPERAREVPWDRLRDEPVDVVVHQRPHELDLAREWLGRDVPGVYVEHNTPAGDVPRTRHPLAGQSDITLVHVTHFNELYWDNGRAPTRVIEHGIPDPGHLYTGELPRAGVVVNEPVRRTRVAGTDLLPRFAERVPLDVFGMKVDGLPYGTHEDLPQHVMHAELARRRVYLHPYRWTSLGLALIEAMTLGMPVVALAATEAIEAVPPEAGVLSTKVDVLAGALHAFAGDPERASQAGKAARAAALSRYGLDRFLADWDALLSEV
- a CDS encoding sirohydrochlorin chelatase: MTPALVLAAHGTRSPEGERTLSALADTVRRARPGQRVELSYLEISSPLLAEVLPAVPGPVVVVPLLLAGGYHVHIDLPEVLAEHRPDAVVAGWLGPHRLLTSALARKLARAGLRSTDAVLLGAAGSSDPSALADVRAAAHLLAVRLARPVTAAFASAGTPSLEEAMERLGSTPAARVAVASYVLAPGFFHDRLASVGAGLVSGPLGADPDVAALIWHRYDQALHHHHTTITEPQPARHA
- a CDS encoding peptide deformylase — protein: MTIRPIRMFDDPVLRSVAAPIQDFDRELRRLVKSLTATMRAVPGRAGLAAPQVGEPVRVVVYSYDGKSGHLVNPRLELSERKVTADEACLSAPGVWWPLERSYMVTARGRDMFGKPVTVRALGVLARVLQHEADHLDGVLFSDHLEAAERERFLAEALPAGG